A window from Saccharomyces cerevisiae S288C chromosome XIII, complete sequence encodes these proteins:
- the GUA1 gene encoding GMP synthase (glutamine-hydrolyzing) (GMP synthase; highly conserved enzyme that catalyzes the second step in the biosynthesis of GMP from inosine 5'-phosphate (IMP); transcription is not subject to regulation by guanine but is negatively regulated by nutrient starvation; reduction-of-function mutation gua1-G388D causes changes in cellular guanine nucleotide pools, defects in general protein synthesis, and impaired translation of GCN4 mRNA): protein MAAGEQVSNMFDTILVLDFGSQYSHLITRRLREFNIYAEMLPCTQKISELGWTPKGVILSGGPYSVYAEDAPHVDHAIFDLNVPILGICYGMQELAWINGKQVGRGDKREYGPATLKVIDDSNSLFKGMNDSTVWMSHGDKLHGLPTGYKTIATSDNSPYCGIVHETKPIYGIQFHPEVTHSTQGKTLLKNFAVDLCHAKQNWTMENFIDTEINRIRKLVGPTAEVIGAVSGGVDSTVASKLMTEAIGDRFHAILVDNGVLRLNEAANVKKTLVEGLGINLMVVDASEEFLSKLKGVTDPEKKRKIIGNTFIHVFEREAEKIKPKDGKEIQFLLQGTLYPDVIESISFKGPSQTIKTHHNVGGLLENMKLKLIEPLRELFKDEVRHLGELLGIPHDLVWRHPFPGPGIAIRVLGEVTKEQVEIARKADNIYIEEIKKAGLYNQISQAFACLLPVKSVGVMGDQRTYDQVIALRAIETTDFMTADWFPFEHSFLKKVASRIVNEVDGVARVTYDITSKPPATVEWE, encoded by the coding sequence ATGGCTGCCGGTGAACAAGTTTCTAACATGTTTGACACTATCTTAGTGTTAGACTTTGGTTCTCAATACTCTCATTTGATTACCAGAAGATTAAGAGAGTTTAACATCTATGCTGAGATGTTGCCATGCACTCAGAAGATCTCTGAGTTGGGCTGGACTCCAAAGGGTGTCATTCTTTCTGGTGGTCCATATTCCGTATACGCTGAAGACGCTCCACACGTAGACCATGCTATCTTTGATTTGAACGTTCCAATCCTGGGTATCTGTTACGGTATGCAAGAATTGGCTTGGATTAATGGTAAACAAGTTGGTCGTGGTGACAAGAGAGAGTACGGTCCTGCCACTTTGAAGGTGATTGACGATTCCAACTCTCTATTCAAAGGTATGAACGACTCTACTGTCTGGATGTCTCACGGTGATAAATTGCACGGCTTGCCAACTGGTTACAAGACCATTGCCACCTCCGATAACTCCCCATACTGTGGTATTGTCCACGAAACTAAGCCAATCTATGGTATTCAATTCCACCCAGAAGTTACACATTCTACCCAAGGTAAGactcttttgaaaaacttcgCCGTTGATTTGTGTCACGCTAAGCAAAACTGGACTATGGAAAACTTTATCGACACTGAAATAAACAGAATCAGAAAACTGGTCGGTCCAACTGCTGAAGTCATTGGTGCTGTTTCCGGTGGTGTTGATTCTACTGTTGCATCCAAATTGATGACAGAAGCCATCGGTGATAGATTCCATGCCATCTTGGTCGATAACGGTGTTTTGAGATTAAATGAAGCTGCTAACGTTAAAAAGACCCTTGTCGAAGGTTTAGGTATCAACTTGATGGTTGTCGATGCTTCCGAAGAATTTTTAAGTAAATTGAAGGGTGTCACTGACccagaaaagaagagaaagatTATTGGTAACACATTTATCCACGTCTTTGAAAgagaagctgaaaaaattaagcCAAAAGATGGTAAGGAGATTCAATTCCTGTTACAAGGTACTCTTTATCCAGATGTCATCGAatccatttctttcaaaggtCCTTCTCAAACCATTAAAACTCATCACAACGTCGGTGGTTTACTAGAGAACATGAAATTAAAGCTAATTGAACCATTGAGAGAACTGTTCAAAGACGAAGTCAGGCATCTAGGTGAATTATTAGGAATCCCTCATGATCTAGTCTGGAGACACCCTTTCCCTGGTCCAGGTATTGCTATTCGTGTTCTAGGTGAAGTTACTAAGGAACAAGTCGAAATAGCAAGAAAAGCTGACAACATTtacattgaagaaatcaagaaGGCCGGCTTATACAACCAAATTTCCCAAGCCTTTGCCTGTTTGTTGCCCGTTAAATCCGTTGGTGTTATGGGTGACCAAAGAACCTATGATCAAGTTATTGCTTTGAGGGCCATTGAAACTACTGATTTCATGACTGCTGACTGGTTCCCATTCGAACACAGTTTCTTGAAGAAAGTCGCCTCAAGAATTGTCAATGAAGTCGATGGGGTTGCTAGGGTCACTTACGATATAACTTCCAAACCTCCTGCAACTGTTGAATGGGAATGA
- the TRS130 gene encoding transport protein particle complex II subunit TRS130 (Component of transport protein particle (TRAPP) complex II; TRAPPII is a multimeric guanine nucleotide-exchange factor for the GTPase Ypt1p, regulating intra-Golgi and endosome-Golgi traffic), translating into MDKEIYCGSVPVSYFDPFDLFESLRPEFQQILPLDNIHWKAFDGTVRTVNRLPIELIPEGRGEADKSNDEQPFIRFLIVNCISIDQYRAKVRPLVRQWLPNLESVSSSTGEKMIYKPIILLYANSEVVDSNLFKSVSLMEKFGKDFPHVQTLEVRSVYRSPKERQEFWNQFSQKIKASVLSIFQKRLTHLQHSLANLQKGNNFEEQLLTREKLYELYVVFNILEDASLELQKIKKEILRRNMNMPDGKLQVPFESSSKSDESLGSIIIEGTLDKFQLHKYFFIRRLRLLKLEDQTLTAFVGAFQLIKNFIESISIEYRKSVRLLEFKHYFITSMLSYFEFENVSNPLLCEIKAELLMLKRDNWVQGVMATSGYRLMDKNYPNSDVKYKFDLLKETFVDETVFQENFLTLTKEILSLFNKCEGKRQRIVDILSIEIGLLYYQGKKYEEAVSLFLSCYEYYTQTNWNSIGLKILQVFIDSLSHCPKLDVLQIDGESVSASAVLTNAFLNILKLCKDNDSKEIWWKKFMDLQMKNNIHLMYPLDGLFEVTLNSKVHLARANVSAIEVNLKSYGFPEDISTKTMRLSLKNMGGDVIVFGASDFLLKKGENKLILECRDIMYGEFSLLSFEIIVEGITFVKEFPENQDEFIVVPEIYCKESTKVLVKQAHNLNLGEYALELKSVQSDALESLQVEVEVQKNIGNMKNLPVSFSMDEIQARKRYNTPFENVRLEYYLLDQITAFDLIIKTSFTKKNDQGTFGETKKVRIQCYLQLSVSVEDIFKKDIFFFKFLLNSSVREEPVILYSSELSAPDTRNDYNIRGDYIATTPALITFDGNESFINCYEITANNNFDSKDIFNLKVRYNTLKEQLDCFITDAVLIEGDVEWFILFEKWKTFWELEILKKLKYDYDAFKENRIIRLLKTSIDLNKTKSKIRNLCIEKAVLDKILICLNKVSRGIAVCNTDMDEYVRNLVPKQLTVPVQLPGFEQFFHVQFEQMETSHDALHDTIATIGNSLSYTVIVENLSGQWGQDVIDDGGYIFEILSSNEWLIHGQKRCAIKEKRKEFEVHLIPLKKGYLNFPRVEITNINGKSCRVDHSNAFESILIF; encoded by the coding sequence ATggataaagaaatatattGTGGATCGGTTCCTGTCAGCTATTTTGACCCGTTTGATTTATTTGAGAGTCTGAGGCCAGAGTTTCAGCAGATTTTACCGTTAGACAATATACATTGGAAGGCATTTGACGGAACTGTACGAACGGTTAACAGGCTTCCAATTGAATTGATTCCAGAAGGTAGAGGGGAGGCAGACAAGTCTAATGATGAACAGCCGTTTATCAGATTTTTGATAGTGAACTGTATCTCTATCGACCAATACAGGGCCAAAGTACGGCCTCTTGTGAGACAGTGGCTACCAAATCTGGAATCTGTATCTTCATCGACaggagaaaaaatgatttaTAAACCAATTATTTTACTGTATGCCAATTCTGAAGTAGTGGACTCTAACCTATTCAAATCGGTATCCCTAATGGAGAAATTTGGCAAAGACTTTCCGCATGTACAAACTTTGGAAGTTCGATCGGTTTATAGATCTCCCAAAGAAAGGCAGGAGTTTTGGAACCAATTTAGCCAAAAGATTAAGGCTTCCGTACTGAGCATCTTTCAAAAACGATTGACACATTTGCAACATTCGTTGGCCAATTtacaaaaaggaaataacTTTGAGGAACAGCTTTTgacaagagaaaaattgtACGAGTTATATGTGGTAttcaatattttggaaGATGCCAGCCTGGAATTgcaaaaaatcaaaaaagaaatactcCGTAGAAACATGAATATGCCGGATGGAAAACTTCAGGTACCTTTTGAATCATCTTCTAAATCAGATGAATCACTGGGCTCCATAATAATAGAAGGTACACTCGATAAGTTTCAATTGCataagtattttttcattagaaGGTTAAGACTTCTAAAACTAGAGGACCAGACGTTGACCGCCTTTGTAGGAGCATTTCAACTaatcaagaattttattgaatCCATATCAATAGAGTATAGAAAGTCTGTGAGATTATTGGAATTTAAGCACTATTTTATAACTTCGATGCTGtcatattttgaatttgagaATGTCTCAAATCCTCTCTTGTGTGAAATCAAAGCTGAGTTATTAATGTTGAAGCGCGACAACTGGGTGCAAGGTGTTATGGCTACAAGTGGTTATAGACTAATGGACAAAAACTACCCTAATAGTGACGTTAAATACAAATTTGATCtattaaaagaaacttttgTCGATGAAACTGTCTTCCAAGAAAACTTCCTTACTCTCACCaaagaaattctttctctctTCAACAAATGTGAAGGGAAGCGTCAAAGGATAGTAGATATTTTATCCATTGAGATAGGTTTGCTTTACTATCAGGGAAAGAAATATGAGGAGGCAGTCTCGCTTTTCCTTTCCTGTTACGAATATTATACTCAAACGAACTGGAATAGCATTggtttgaaaatattgcaaGTTTTCATTGATTCCTTGAGCCACTGCCCCAAATTAGACGTCTTACAGATTGATGGGGAATCAGTTTCTGCATCGGCCGTTTTAACTAATGCATTTCTCAATATACTTAAGTTATGCAAAGATAACGATAGCAAGGAAATTTGGTGGAAAAAGTTCATGGATTtacaaatgaaaaataacatTCATCTAATGTATCCTTTAGATGGGCTATTCGAAGTAACTTTGAATTCTAAAGTTCATCTGGCAAGAGCGAATGTTAGTGCTATTGAAGTTAACTTGAAAAGCTACGGATTTCCGGAGGATATCAGTACAAAAACAATGAGattatctttgaaaaatatgggGGGAGACGTGATAGTTTTTGGAGCCagtgattttcttttgaagaaaggTGAAAATAAACTAATATTGGAGTGTAGAGATATCATGTACGGTGAATTTTCTCTGCTTTCTTTCGAAATCATTGTTGAGGGGATTACTTTTGTAAAGGAGTTTCCGGAGAATCAAGATGAGTTTATTGTAGTGCCAGAAATATATTGTAAGGAAAGTACTAAGGTTCTGGTGAAGCAGGCGCATAATTTAAACTTGGGAGAGTATGCACTTGAATTGAAAAGCGTGCAATCTGACGCTTTAGAATCTTTGCAAGTAGAGGTTGAggtgcaaaaaaatattggaaacatgaaaaatttaccTGTTAGTTTTTCCATGGATGAAATTCAGGCAAGGAAGAGATATAATACTCCATTCGAGAACGTTAGGCTAGAATACTATCTGTTGGACCAAATAACCGCCTTCGACTTAATAATTAAAACATCCttcaccaaaaaaaatgatcaAGGCACCTTTGGTGAGACCAAGAAGGTCCGCATTCAATGTTATTTACAACTGTCTGTTTCAGTGgaagatatttttaaaaaggatatatttttcttcaaatttcttCTAAACTCTTCAGTCAGGGAAGAGCCAGTAATTTTATATAGTTCAGAATTATCAGCACCAGATACACGAAATGATTACAACATACGTGGTGACTACATCGCTACTACACCCGCGTTAATTACTTTCGATGGGAATGAGAGTTTCATTAATTGCTACGAAATCACAGCCAATAATAACTTCGATTCAAAAGACATCTTTAATCTGAAAGTTAGATACAACACATTAAAAGAACAGCTAGATTGCTTTATTACAGACGCCGTGCTTATTGAAGGTGATGTTGAATGGTTTATTCTGTTTGAAAAGTGGAAAACATTTTGGGAattagaaattttgaaaaagttgaaataCGATTATGATgcattcaaagaaaacaggATAATTAGATTGTTAAAGACTTCAATAGACCTGAATAAAACAAAGTCGAAGATACGTAACCTATGCATTGAAAAAGCGGTCCTTGACAAAATATTGATCTGCTTGAATAAAGTGAGTAGAGGAATTGCAGTATGTAATACTGATATGGATGAGTATGTGAGGAATCTGGTACCGAAACAGTTGACTGTTCCGGTACAACTACCAGGTTTTGAACAATTCTTTCATGTACAATTCGAGCAAATGGAAACTAGCCACGATGCGCTACACGATACTATAGCTACCATAGGCAATTCCCTTTCCTATACTGTAATTGTGGAAAATCTTAGTGGACAATGGGGGCAAGATGTTATAGATGACGGAggatatatttttgaaattttgagCAGTAATGAATGGTTAATTCATGGCCAGAAACGTTGCGcaataaaagagaaaagaaaggagTTTGAAGTCCATTTGATTCCTTTAAAAAAGGGCTACTTAAATTTTCCGCGTGTTGAAATTACCAACATAAATGGTAAAAGTTGTAGAGTTGATCACTCTAATGCATTTGAGtcaattttgattttttaa
- the ESC1 gene encoding Esc1p (Protein involved in telomeric silencing; required for quiescent cell telomere hypercluster localization at nuclear membrane vicinity; interacts with PAD4-domain of Sir4p) — MSKKKETFTPRANKLKLTTPRRKLKILSSLLDADEDSKMKDQHGYSRVHNDKYRVAKPTQHSTLHESISSRRSSHIHNKSLHEDSARALSWVDSLINRGKSILTTLEKEDALFERSLEEERQRFQLHDSLMNKYTGNSKSHQRLIDLRKSQYGTDTSFQNNDEIPLDSFISSPLPDAEDESSSNIDSDKDEDLEGKQSLIKDFDLENDEYELSEEEKNSDGQSSPSIMILSDEEYAEEGALQDVSNDEYAEEEGQVERKNIGQEQANVENATQISSSDSSEGQNYSEGVEMELEDDIDVESDAEKDESQGAEGTEHSVDFSKYMQPRTDNTKIPVIEKYESDEHKVHQRYSEDGAFDFGSVNISVDDESEDEESQAESYSANAENVYHHNEHELDDKELIEDIESSDSESQSAQESEQGSEDDFEYKMKNEKSTSEETENTSESRDQGFAKDAYTKNKVEQQENDEEPEKDDIIRSSLDKNFHGNNNKSEYSENVLENETDPAIVERENQINDVEGYDVTGKSVESDLHEHSPDNLYDLAARAMLQFQQSRNSNCPQKEEQVSESYLGHSNGSNLSGRSLDESEEQIPLKDFTGENNNNLKTDRGDLSSSVEIEVEKVSEKKLDGSTEKELVPLSTDTTINNSSLGNEDSIYYSLDDADAISENLTDVPLMEIKTTPKYEVVISESVYSSTSYEDNTVAMPPQVEYTSPFMNDPFNSLNDDYEKKHDLLKSTLAALAPAFTKKDAEFVEAGVTKSCLTSTSGHTNIFHTSKETKQVSDLDESTENVTFENENTGDENKNQSKNFPGVANSTDKSTEDNTDEKYFSAINYTNVTGDSSCEDIIETASNVEENLRYCEKDMNEAEMSSGDECVKQNDDGSKTQISFSTDSPDNFQESNDNTEFSSTKYKVRNSDLEDDESLKKELTKAEVVDKLDEEESEDSYEQDYADPEPGNDEGSNENIVKGTKKDTLGIVEPENEKVNKVHEEETLFEANVSSSVNVQNKDMHTDVINQEAQANYEAGERKYYIQNTDTEEAHISIIERIDENAIGNNMEIPERSCVEKTHNEVLFERRATTIENTKALENNTNMHDQVSQACSDSDRDQDSTAEKNVEGSAKHNLDIRVSSSEIESVEPLKPESDRSNIFSSPIRVIGAVVKGVGKVVDVAESFVKKIDVMDSESDDNVDIGDYNQDIFNKSNSTDASVNMKSVSSKERDSDEDEAVILGGVTAEAHNDNGNNSRVINIDPTTNGAYEEDSEVFRQQVKDKENLHKSEEPLVEGLQSEQHFEKKDHSENEEEFDTIYGDITSANIHSNAPDDIKRQQLLKNLSDLENYSQRLIEDSRRGKNQEESDEVNTSRERDLTFEKSVNEKYAGAIEEDTFSELDISIQHPEHEEDLDLSNNQERSIEELNSEPEEAELYELEIEGPTETAASSKMNDDERQRGNIPSTDLPSDPPSDKEEVTDSYPYSNSENITAEKSAPTSPEVYEIFSDTPNEVPMEINDEIPATTLEKHDKTNVTSVLDDRSEHLSSHDVDNEPHDNSINIKVNEGEEPEHQAVDIPVKVEVKEEQEEMPSKSVLEEQKPSMELINDKSSPENNNDEETNREKDKTKAKKKSRKRNYNSRRRKRKITEGSSAASNTKRRRGHEPKSRGQNTHPSVDK; from the coding sequence atgtcaaaaaaaaaagaaacctTTACTCCAAGGGCAAATAAACTTAAACTGACGACcccaagaagaaaactgaAAATACTGTCATCTCTCCTTGACGCGGACGAGGATTCCAAAATGAAAGATCAACATGGGTACTCAAGGGTCCACAATGATAAATACAGAGTAGCAAAGCCTACTCAGCACTCGACTTTACATGAATCTATTTCCTCCAGGCGAAGCAGTCATATTCATAATAAATCCCTTCATGAAGATAGTGCGAGGGCATTAAGCTGGGTAGATTCTCTAATTAATAGGGGGAAAAGTATACTTACTACactagaaaaggaagatgCCTTGTTTGAGCGTAGTCTTGAGGAGGAAAGACAACGTTTTCAGCTTCATGACTCTTTAATGAACAAGTACACAGGAAACAGTAAATCTCATCAGCGACTAATCGATCTCAGGAAGAGCCAATACGGAACGGATacttctttccaaaataatgatgaaattcCCTTAGATAGTTTCATAAGTTCTCCCTTACCGGACGCTGAGGACGAGTCGTCCTCAAATATCGACTCCGATAAGGATGAAGATCTGGAAGGTAAACAATCTTTAATCAAAGATTTCGatcttgaaaatgatgaataCGAGCTctctgaagaagaaaagaatagtGACGGCCAAAGTAGTCCttcaataatgatattatcagatgaagaatatgCAGAGGAAGGAGCACTACAAGATGTATCGAATGATGAATATGCCGAAGAGGAGGGGCAAGTTGAGAGAAAGAATATAGGGCAAGAACAGGCAAATGTAGAGAATGCTACACAAATTAGTTCTTCTGATTCCAGTGAAGGACAGAATTATTCAGAGGGAGTAGAAATGGAATTAGAAGACGACATTGATGTGGAAAGCGATgctgaaaaagatgaaagtCAGGGTGCAGAAGGAACAGAACATTCGgtagatttttcaaaatacaTGCAGCCTAGAACAGATAATACTAAGATCCCCGTTATcgaaaaatatgaatctGATGAGCACAAAGTCCATCAAAGATATTCAGAAGACGGTGCATTTGATTTCGGTTCAGTAAATATTTCAGTTGACGATGAGTCCGAGGATGAAGAAAGTCAAGCTGAAAGTTACTCAGCAAATGCTGAAAATGTGTACCACCATAATGAACATGAACTGGATGATAAGGAACTAATAGAAGATATAGAATCTTCAGATAGTGAATCCCAAAGTGCACAAGAAAGCGAACAAGGAAGTGAAgatgattttgaatataaaatgaaaaacgaaaaaagCACGTCAGAAGAAACTGAGAATACCAGCGAAAGCAGAGACCAAGGTTTCGCTAAAGATGCTTATACTAAGAACAAAGTGGAACAACAGGAAAATGACGAAGAACCTGAAAAAGATGACATTATCAGAAGCTCTCTagacaaaaattttcacggaaacaacaacaaaagtGAATACTCGGAAAATGTTTTGGAGAATGAAACTGATCCTGCTATAgtagaaagagaaaatcaAATTAACGATGTTGAAGGTTATGACGTAACAGGAAAAAGTGTCGAAAGTGATTTGCACGAGCATTCCCCTGATAATTTGTATGATCTCGCCGCAAGGGCTATGCTTCAATTCCAACAAAGTAGAAATTCGAACTGCCCTCAAAAAGAGGAGCAGGTATCCGAATCTTATTTAGGGCACTCAAATGGAAGCAACTTATCGGGCAGGTCTTTAGACGAATCCGAAGAGCAAATACCCCTAAAGGACTTCACAGGtgaaaacaataataatttaAAAACAGACCGAGGTGATCTTTCATCTTCTGTTGAAATAGAGgttgaaaaagtttctgaaaagaaactggaCGGTTCTacagaaaaagaactgGTACCACTATCCACAGATACTACGATTAACAATTCATCATTAGGAAATGAAGACAGTATCTATTATTCACTCGATGACGCTGATGCTATATCAGAGAATCTTACCGATGTTCCTCTTATGGAAATCAAAACAACTCCGAAATATGAAGTAGTAATTTCTGAATCTGTGTATAGTTCTACTTCTTACGAAGATAACACAGTTGCCATGCCACCGCAAGTGGAGTACACTTCACCATTTATGAATGACCCATTCAATTCGTTGAACGATGATTACGAAAAGAAGCATGACCTACTGAAATCAACGTTAGCAGCCCTTGCCCCAGCTTTCACCAAAAAGGATGCAGAATTTGTGGAAGCTGGAGTGACGAAATCATGCTTGACATCTACATCTGGGCACACAAACATTTTTCACACAAGTAAGGAAACTAAACAGGTGAGCGATTTGGATGAATCTACGGAAAACGttacttttgaaaatgaaaatacaggtgatgaaaataaaaatcaaagtaaaaattttccaggCGTGGCTAACAGTACTGACAAGTCAACTGAAGATAACACGGATGAAAAGTACTTTTCAGCGATTAATTATACCAACGTTACAGGAGACTCTTCCTGCGAGGACATAATTGAAACGGCTTCAAAtgtagaagaaaatttaagaTACTGTGAAAAGGATATGAACGAAGCTGAGATGTCTTCTGGCGATGAATGCGTAAAACAGAATGATGATGGTAGTAAAACTCAAATTTCGTTTTCAACAGATTCGCCAGacaattttcaagaaagcAACGACAACACTGAATTCTCTTCTACTAAATATAAAGTAAGAAATAGTGATCTTGAAGACGACGAATCACTCAAGAAGGAACTTACAAAAGCTGAAGTAGTTGATAAGcttgatgaagaggaaagtGAGGATTCATATGAACAAGATTATGCGGATCCAGAACCAGGCAATGATGAAGGcagtaatgaaaatatagTTAAAGGTACAAAAAAGGATACTCTCGGAATAGTAGAaccagaaaatgaaaaagttaatAAGGTGCacgaagaagaaacacTTTTCGAAGCCAATGTCAGTTCATCCGTAAATGTTCAGAACAAAGACATGCACACCGACGTCATCAATCAAGAGGCGCAAGCGAATTACGAAGCtggtgaaagaaaatactATATCCAGAATACAGATACGGAGGAAGCACACATTTCCATTATCGAAAGAATAGATGAGAATGCGATTGGAAATAATATGGAGATCCCAGAAAGGTCGTGCGTGGAAAAAACGCACAACGAAGTGctctttgaaagaagagCAACTACCATTGAAAACACAAAAGCCCTGGAAAATAATACCAATATGCATGATCAGGTTAGCCAAGCTTGCTCTGATTCAGACCGAGACCAAGACTCCAcagctgaaaaaaatgttgagGGATCTGCAAAACATAATTTGGACATTCGGGTGTCCAGTTCGGAAATTGAGTCTGTGGAACCATTGAAGCCAGAATCTGATCgatcaaatattttttcatcccCAATTCGTGTTATTGGAGCTGTAGTTAAGGGAGTGGGTAAGGTAGTCGACGTAGCTGAATCATtcgtgaaaaaaattgatgttATGGATTCTGAGAGTGATGATAACGTTGATATTGGTGATTATAATCAAGACATTTTTAACAAGTCGAATTCTACCGATGCATCTGTTAATATGAAAAGTGTAAGTAGCAAAGAGAGAGACAgcgatgaagatgaagctGTCATACTCGGAGGAGTTACCGCAGAAGCACATAATGACAATGGTAATAATTCTCGTGTGATAAACATCGATCCCACGACAAACGGTGCTTATGAAGAGGACTCCGAAGTGTTTCGACAGCAAGTAAAGGACAAGGAAAATTTGCATAAGTCGGAAGAGCCGCTAGTTGAAGGTTTACAATCCGAGCAACATTTCGAAAAGAAAGACCACAGCgagaatgaagaagaatttgatACCATATATGGAGATATAACATCAGCAAATATTCACAGTAATGCCCCCGATGATATTAAGAGACAACAACTCCTAAAGAATCTAAGTGACCTAGAGAATTATTCTCAGAGGCTCATTGAAGATTCCAGGagaggaaaaaatcaagaagaatCAGACGAAGTTAATACAAGCCGTGAACGGGATCTCACGTTTGAAAAGTCCGTTAATGAGAAATATGCTGGagcaattgaagaagacaCTTTTTCGGAGTTAGATATTAGCATTCAACACCCCGAACATGAAGAAGACCTGGACCTATCAAACAATCAGGAGAGGTCAATAGAAGAACTAAATTCAGAGCCAGAAGAAGCTGAGTTGTACGAATTGGAAATAGAGGGCCCTACAGAGACAGCAGCTTCTAGTAAAAtgaatgatgatgaaaggCAACGCGGAAATATACCGTCCACAGATCTTCCATCTGATCCTCCGTCTGATAAGGAAGAAGTGACAGATTCTTATCCCTATTCAAATTCGGAAAATATTACCGCTGAAAAGAGTGCGCCAACATCACCGGAAGTGTATGAAATATTCTCAGACACGCCAAATGAAGTCCCTATGGAAattaatgatgaaattcCCGCCACCACGCTTGAGAAACACGATAAAACCAATGTAACATCCGTTTTGGATGATAGATCAGAACATTTATCTAGCCACGATGTTGATAATGAGCCACACGATAATTCCATTAACATCAAAGTAAATGAAGGTGAGGAGCCCGAACATCAAGCAGTGGATATACCTGTTAAAGTAGAAGTTAAAGAAGAACAGGAGGAAATGCCTTCAAAATCTGTACTTGAAGAACAGAAACCAAGTATGGAACTAATCAATGATAAAAGTTCTccagaaaataataatgatgagGAAACAAACCGCGAAAAGGACAAAACTaaagcaaaaaagaaaagccgTAAAAGAAACTACAACAGCAGAAGacggaaaagaaaaatcacAGAAGGCAGTTCTGCCGCATCAAATACTAAAAGGCGTAGGGGGCACGAGCCAAAAAGCCGTGGACAGAATACGCATCCAAGTGTTGACAAATAA